From Candidatus Thermoplasmatota archaeon, a single genomic window includes:
- a CDS encoding DUF167 family protein: MMEDALIAHAKAVSIRLEITPRSKESGIQGYDEWRKRIRVSLREEARGGAANKELLRMIGELFEVDRDSIKITEGLRSRRKTVTVAGIGVEDALRTLTRGLQ; this comes from the coding sequence ATGGAGGACGCTCTGATAGCCCACGCGAAGGCGGTATCCATCCGCCTGGAAATCACTCCGCGGTCCAAGGAGTCTGGTATCCAGGGATACGACGAGTGGCGGAAGAGGATCAGGGTGTCCCTGAGGGAGGAGGCTCGCGGCGGGGCCGCCAACAAGGAGCTCCTGCGCATGATCGGCGAGCTCTTTGAGGTGGACCGGGACAGCATCAAGATCACCGAGGGGCTCCGTTCGAGGAGGAAGACCGTTACGGTCGCGGGCATCGGTGTGGAGGATGCACTCAGGACTCTCACGCGGGGACTGCAATGA